A genome region from Meleagris gallopavo isolate NT-WF06-2002-E0010 breed Aviagen turkey brand Nicholas breeding stock chromosome 7, Turkey_5.1, whole genome shotgun sequence includes the following:
- the NDUFB3 gene encoding NADH dehydrogenase [ubiquinone] 1 beta subcomplex subunit 3, whose protein sequence is MGHGGEHGHGQTKLPDYRQWKIEGTPLEEVQRRLAKRGLRDPWARNEAWRYMGGYAKPVTLTEVFTRGLKWGFAAFIVALGIEYALFPPKKNGGHH, encoded by the exons ATGGGGCATGGAGGTGAACATGGCCATGGCCAAACAAAACTCCCTGACTACAGGCAGTGGAAGATAGAGGGTACTCCACTTGAGGAGGTCCAAAGGAGGTTGGCCAAACGGGGTCTCAGGGATCCATGGGCTCG taATGAAGCTTGGAGGTATATGGGTGGCTATGCAAAACCTGTCACCTTAACAGAAGTCTTTACCAGGGGACTCAAGTGGGGATTTGCAGCTTTCATCGTTGCTCTTGGCATTGAGTATGCCCTATTTCCCCCAAAGAAGAATGGAGGACATCACTGA